The Nitratidesulfovibrio sp. SRB-5 genomic sequence GGGTGGTGGCAAAGGTCGGCACGCACATCATGGGCGAGATTCCCCCTTTCTGCCTCATCGAGGGGAACCCGTGCCGCATCGTGGGCAAGCTCCCCATCAACGACAACCTGGCGGAAGTGTTCGGGGAAGAGCGTGTGCGGGCTTGGCGCAAGGCCCAGGATGTCGTGGTGCTGGATGCGTGATGACCGGCAGGACGCCCCGATGGCGGAAACGCGACCCTATGGCGGGATGGTGTGAAGATGGCCAGTAACATGCTGAAAGCATTCGTGCTCGTGTGCGCCGTGCCATTCTACGTGCTGCACCGGCTTGAGGCGCTCGTGCTGGGGCGCGAGCGATCCTTCGCGGGCATGACGCAACTGCTGGCACTGCTTCCGGGCGTGTACGGCGTGCTGTTGCGCGTGGCGTTCCTGCGTCTTGCGCTGCACGGATGCACGTCGGCATGCGTGGTGGAGTTCATGACCACCTTCGTGACGCCGCAAACGGTCATCGGCCGCAACGTGTACATCGGGGCCTACTGCAACATCGGGCATGCCGACATTGGCGACGACAGCCTTATCGGCACCCACGTCATGGTCACCAGCGGCAAGCATACCCACTTTTTCGACGACCCCGACGTGCCCATCAGGCTTCAGGGCGGGCGGGACGAGTGCGTGCGCATCGGCAGGGATTGCTGGATCGGGAATGGCGCCATCGTCATGGCCGATGTCGGCGACGGGTGCGTGGTGGCGGCGGGCAGCGTGGTGGCGGCGGCGCTGGCGCCGTACAGCATCGCGGCGGGCATTCCGGCGAGGGTGCTGGGCAGGCGCGGTGACCGCCGGGAACGGGAGGAGGCATGAAACCCCATGTGATGCAGCTCATCTTCCGGATGTTTCCGGGGGGCGCAGAGCGGCTTGCCCTGACCACGCTGGAGAAGGCGAGCCCCCATGTGCGGGGCACGGTCTGCGGCCTGTTCGGCGGGGAGGGACCGCTTGTGCCCGAAATAGAGGCCCGTGGCCTTGCCTGGCGCACCCTGGACGTCATCGGAAGGTCGAGGCTGACGGGCATCGCGCGGCTTGCCGCCCTGCTGCGTCGCGAAAAGGTGGACATTCTGCACGCGCAGGACTCCTACCTGCTGCAATGGGCGGCCCCGGCGGCGTGGCTCGCCGGGGTCCGGCTGGTCTACACCGAGCATGCGACGCACGGGTTCGAGACGCAGCCCCGCGCCCGGCTGCTGGTGCGGCTGCTGGCGCCGTTTCTGGGGGGCATTTCGTGCGTCACGGAAACATTGCGCAACTATATGGTCGATGTGCTGGGTGTTGCCCCGCATCGGTTGCGGGTGATCCGCAACGGGGTGGACACCGTGCGTTTTTCGCCCGCCGGGCCGGGGAAGCAGGTGGCGGAACTGCCCCCGGGCTGGGGGCAAGGCGGCCTGGTCTACGGAAACGTGGCCCGGTTCTGCGATGCCAAGGACCATCCGGGCCTGCTGCGGGCGTTTGCCGCCGTTCGGGCAACCCATCCGGACGCACGGCTGCTGCTGGTGGGCGACGGTGAGCGGCGCGACGAGGCGGAGCGCCTGTGCGGCGAACTTGGGCTTGAAGGGGCCGTGCATTTCACCGGCACGCGGCGTGACATTCCCGAACTGCTGCGCGCGATGGATGTCTTCGTCCTGTCGTCCCGGTACGAGGGCATGCCGGTGGCCGTGCTGGAGGCAATGGCCTGCGGCATCCCCGTGGTGACGACCGAGGTGGGTGGCATCGGGGAACTGGTGACGGATGGCGAGACGGCCCGCGTGGTGCCCCCGCATGACGTGCAGGCCCTGGCTGCGGCCATGCGCTGGATGGCCGACAATCCGGCGCACAGGCAGGCCATGCGCGAGAAGGCCATGGAAATGGTCCGGTCGCGTTGCAGCGACGAAGCCATGTTGCGCGGGTATCTGGCCCTGTACGGCGTAGGGGAGGCCCACACATGACAACGCACATCTGGAGAACGGCGCGTCGGCAGCATGCGCAGGCCGCGCCGGTACGGAGCCGCCCATGACGCTTGCCGCCGTTCTGCGCCAGCACCCGCTGCATTTCGTGCCGGTTCTCGCCATGTTCGCCGTGGTCTACCACGCCATCGTCATGCGCATGGTGGGCGACTGGAGCTTTGACCCCAACTATTCGCACGGGTTCCTGGTGCCGTGCCTGTCGGCGTGGTTTGCATGGCGCAGGTGGCCGCAACTGCGCGAAGCCGTGGTCGTCCCGTCCCTTTGGGGGCTCCCGCTGCTGGGGCTTGGCCTTGTGCTGCTGCTGTTCGGCTCCGTGACGCTGGAACTGTTCACGTCACGGGCCTCGCTGGTGGTGCTGCTGGCCGGAACCATACTCTATCTTTACGGGACCGGGGTGTTCCGCCTTTTGCGCTTTCCGCTGGCGTACCTGCTGTTCATGGTGCCCCTGCCATACACCGTGTACGACGCCCTGGCCCTGCCATTGAAGGGCCTGGTGTCCGCCGTCGCAACGGGTGGCATCCGCCTCATGGGGCTTCCGGTGCTGCGGGAAGGCAACGTGATCATTTTCCCCAACATAACGCTCGAGGTGGTGGACGCGTGCAGCGGCCTGCGTTCGCTCATGAGCCTGGCTGCGCTGGGAACGGCCTTCGCCTTCCTGTTCCTTCCGGCCGGGTGGCGGCGCTGGGTGCTGGTGCTGGCCACCGTGCCCATTGCCGTTGCCGCCAACACCCTGCGGGTTTTCGTCACGGGCGTGCTGTCCTGGTATATGGGGGCTGGCGCGGCAAGCGGCTTCTTTCATGAATTCGAAGGGATAGTCGTTTTCTTGGTGGCCATGGCCCTTACCGGCGGCCTGGGCATTGCCTTGGGGCGTGGGCATCAGGACCAGCGCGGGAAGGAGTGAATGCAGATGCGGATCAGAGTGTTGGTAGTGCTCCTGTTTCTTGCCGCTGGCGCTTACGTCAGCCATGCCCGTGTCGAGTCCGCCGTACTGCCGCAACGAGCCCTGAGTGATTTTCCGCTCGCGTTGGGCGAGTGGCGCAGTACGGGGCAGGTGTTCTTCGACAGCGAGACGATGGCCGTGCTGCGCCCCACGGATTATCTGGTGCGTCTGTACACGAACGACGCCGGGCGCAGGATCGGCCTTTACGTGGGGTTTCATGGCGGCGGCAAGGGCGCGGGCGCCATACATTCGCCGCGCAACTGTCTGCCCGGTGCCGGTTGGTTGCAGGTCGATTCGGCCCGGATGGACGTGCCGACCCCGGCGGGTGCCGTGCAACTCGTCAGGGCCACGTACGCCAAGGAGGCCGAGGGGGCCGTCTACTATTACTGGTACGAGGTGCGGGGCGAGCCGATAACCGACGACATGGACCTGAAGCTCGCCGAATTGCGCAACGCCGTTCTGCATGGCCGCAGGGATGCCGCGTTCATCCGGTTGGATGTTCCGGTGAACCAGGCCCAGGGAGCCGACGCGGACGTGGCTGCCTTCATTGCCCAGTTGTATCCGACGTTGCGTCTGTTCCTGCCGCAATGACTGTCGGGAAAAAGGGAAAGACCGATGGGCCGCCGGGTTCACGTAAAACCGGCGTCCCGGCCTTCGGGTGAAAGGAAAGCGACATGCCAGGCCTGCTCATCATCGATGACAATGAAGACGTGCGCAAGCAGTTGCGCTGGGGCCTGTCCAAGGAGCCATACCAGCTCTATCTGGCCGGTTCCACGGAAGAGGCGCTTGCCCTGCAGCGCGGGCATTCGCCAGCCGTGGTGACGCTGGACCTTGGCCTGCCGCCGGACGCCGAGGGCACATCCGAAGGTTTCCGGGCGCTGGATGCGTTGCTGAAGCAGGACCCGCGCGTGCAGGTCATCGTCGTGACCGGGCACCACGACGTGGAAAACGCCCTGCGGGCCATACAGGGGGGGGCCTATGACTTTTGCCACAAGCCCGCCGACCTGGACGTGCTGAAGATCATCATAGGCAGGGCGTTCTTTCTGCATGGCCTGCGCGACAATGTCGGCCCGCCCGTGAAGCGGCAGGGCGAATGCCAGGGCATCGTGGGACAATGCCCCGCCATGCTCGCGGTATTCGAGACCATCAGCAAGGTGGCGGCCTCGGACGCGCCGGTGCTGGTCACCGGCGAATCCGGCACGGGCAAGGAACTGGTGGCCCGGGCCATACACGCCTTCAGCCACCGCACTTCCATGCCGTTCGTGGCCATCAACTGCGGCGCCATTCCGGACAACCTGCTGGAGGCGGAATTCTTCGGGTACGAGAAGGGGGCGTTCACCGGTGCCACGCAACGCGTGCAGGGCAAGGTGGAATACGCGGACAATGGCACGTTGTTCCTGGACGAAATAGGGGAACTGCCCCCCAATCTTCAGGTAAAGCTGCTGCGGTTTCTGCAGGAAATGGTGATCCAGCGGGTAGGCGGGCGCAAGGACATCCGGGTGGACGCACGCATAGTGGCCGCGACCAACCGCGACATCCAGTCCGAAATCGCCTCCGGGAGGTTTCGTGAAGACCTGTACTACCGCATAGGCGTCGTGCCCATCGTGTTGCCGCCCCTGCGCACGCGTGGCGACGACATCCTGCTGCTTGCCCGGCATTTCCTGGAGCGCTTCGCAAGGGAGAGAAACCACCAGGTCAAGATGCTGTCCCCGGCGGCCACGCAGGCCATGCTGCGCCACAACTGGCCGGGCAACGTGCGCGAATTGGAAAACAAGCTGCGGAGAGCGGTCATTTTCGCCAGCGGGCAGCACATTGCACCGGTCGATCTGGGCTTTGACGACGCCATGCCCGCAGAGGCACCCGCCCCGCCGCGCCCGGAAGGCACCCTGAAGGAGGCGCGCAACGCCCTGGAGCGGGACATCGTGCTGACCGCGCTGGAAAAATGCTCCGGCAACATCGTGCAGGCATCGCAGGCCATCGGGGTCAGCCGGCCTACCTTCTACGACCTGCTGCGCAAGCACGGCATAGAGATATGACCCCCCGTCCGGTCAACGGTGGAAACGAGGGATGCGGGCCGCCGGTCCCGGTAACGCAGCTCAGGAGGCACAGCATGCCGTTCGCCAACGTCAATACCTGCCTCGCGGCAGCGCCCGGCACGTCCGGGCTGCACGTGGAGCGCCGGGCAATTCGCGTCCTGTCGGGGCTGGTCCTTGCGTTGGCCATCGCGCTGGCGTCCGCCATGCCTTTGGCGGCAGCCGGGGAGGATGCCAGGAGCGGCTTCCGGCCACTGGGGCCGGGTGGAGGCGGGGGCATGTACGTGCCGTCGATTTCTCCGTACGACGCCAGGCTGGTGTTCGTGGCGTCGGACATGGGAGGGGTGTACCGGTCCGAGGACGGTGGGGAAAGCTGGCGGCTGATTCCCTACCGCCAGGGTTTGCAGTTCACGCAGGTTTCTCCGCCCATGGCGCATTTTCCTGCCCGCATTGCCTGGATCACGCAGCGGAACCGGGTCACCGTGAGCGATGACGGCGGAAAGACCTGGCGGACGCAGCCCGAAGGCCCATGGAAGAATGCGCCGGTCACGCGCCTTGCCGCCGTGCCGGGTTCGCCCGATGCGCTGCTTGTCGGCACGCAGGATGCCGTGTGGCGTGGCGAATTTTCCGGCAGCGGCCAGCCGGGGGGCTGGCGCCAGGTGATCGATGGTGGCAGCAGCGAGACAGTCTCGCTGGGTGGCTCGCTGTACACCTTCGTCAGGAACGGCGAGTTCCTGGCCAGTCCGGACGGAGGGCAGACCTGGAAGCCCGTCGCGCCGGGCGGACAGCCGTCGGTGGGGGGGCGGGTGGCTTCGCTTGCTGGCGGCATGGACGCGAAGGGAACGGTCCTGCTGGCCTCCGTGGAAGGTGTCGGCATCATGCGGTCGACGGACGGGGGACAAAGCTGGAGCAGGGGCAAGGCCGGGTTCGAGAACGAGCGGCATCTGGCCATGGCCCCCGGCCAGACCGCCGTGGCCTACGCGGCGCAGACCAATGGCGTGGCGCACAAGCAGCTCTTGCGCACCACCGATGGCGGCAAGACCTGGGACAAGTGCTTCCGCATGGCGATGCCGTGGGACAAGGTAAGCTTCGGCACCAACGTCGAGCGCTCCTGGGTGCAGACGCAACTGGGATGGGGCTACTATCTTACCTCCAACCCGCTGGCCGTGAATCCGGCGGGCGATGGCCTGCTGCTGCTGGCGACGCAGGGAGACCTGTACGTCAGCCGCGATGGCGGAGATTCATGGACACAGGCCATGTCGGCCGTGCAGCATGCCGCGGATGGCGGCGCGGCGCCGGTGCTGAGTTCCATCGGGCTGGAGGTGACCAGCGCCTGGGCATACCTGCACGACCCCCACGACACGCAGCGCCAGTACATTGCCTATACGGACATAGGCTTCGCCCGCTCGGTGGACCAAGGGCGTTCCTGGACGTGGTCGGCCAAGGGGTCGCCGTGGACCAACACCTTCTACGACGTGGTGTTCGACCCGGCCATGCCCGGCCGCATGTACGCCGCCGCCAGCATGCGGCATGACATTCCGCATGCCCAGGAGCTGTTTCCCACCAACATGAAGTTCGCCATTCACGCCATGGGCGGCGTGGTGGCAAGCGACGACCACGGGGCCACGTGGCGGGTGCCCTACGACCCCAGGGGCGGGGAGGCGCTGCCCAGCCAGACCTGCACCACCGTGACGCTGGACGATCGGTCTCCGCCCGAGGCCCGGGTGTTGTACGCCGGGCTTTACGGCGAAGGAGATGACGACAGGGCCGGTGTCTACAAGTCGGTGGACGGCGGCAGAAGCTGGCGCACCGCGAGCCGGGGCCTGGGCACGCCGGGCAACCTGCATGTGTACAGACTGCGCATCCATCCGGCAACGCGCGAGTTGTATTGCCTGATTACCGGCATCAGCGGCAAGGGCACCAACTTCACCATCCCCGGAGGGCTGTGGAAGTCGCCCGACGGCGGGGACACCTGGCAGAACCTCACGGCGGGCAGCCCGCTGGCCTGGTGGGCCACCAACCTGGCGTTCGATCCCGTCGATGCCCGCGTCATCTACGTTTCCGCGGCCACGGCGCCGGGCCACTGGCTGGAGGGCGGCGTGTACAAGACCGTCGATGGCGGCAGAAGCTGGAAGCAGGTGCTCAGCGACAAGGGCATCATGCAGGCGGCGGGCGGCGACAGCTTCGACCACACCATGGCGGTGGTGGTGCACCCGGACAACCCCCGGCTGATCTATGCGGGAACAACCCTGCACGGACTGCTCTACAGCCCGGACGGCGGGGAATCCTGGCGGCATTTCGCCGGGTTTCCCTTCGCCGCCATCACCGGTGTCACTTTCGATCCGGCGGACCGCAAGCGCATGATCGTCACGACGTTCGGCGGGGGCGTGTGGTCCGGGCCGATCCTTCCGGAGGAGTAGTCATGGGACGGGCGCTGGTCACATCCGCAAGAACGCGCGTTGCCTACAACATCTGCAAGAGTCTGGCCCGCCGCGGGGTGGAGGTGGTGGTGGCGGATGCCCAGCCGCATGCCATGTCCTTCCATTCGCGGCATGCGGTGGGGACGGCCCGGTATGTTTCGCCCTTCGTTGACGAGCACCGGTTCATCGACGACCTGGTGCGGCTTGTCGAGCAGGAGCGCATCGACGTGCTGATCCCGGTGCTGGAGGAAACATACATGGTCGCCCGCCACCGTGACCGCCTGCCTGCCCGCGCGGGATTGTGCCTGGCCGGATATCGCGCCCTGGTGGAACTGCACGACAAGGAGTCGCTGCGGACGCTGGCGAACCGCCTGGGGGTGCCCATGCCGGAAACCGTGTCCCTGGCCGCCGTGCTGGCATCGCCCGGCATGGCCGGGGAGATGGCGTATCCGCAGGTGGTCAAGCCGCGGCAGGGGGGCGGCGGCTGGGCCGTGGAAGAGGTGACGACGCCGGACCGCCTGCGTGCCCTTGCCAGCGAGCGGGCCGCCAGCGGCGGGCTGGCCCAGCGGAAGCTTGATGGTGACACCGTGTGCGTCGCCATGCTGTACGACGCCGGGAAAATGGTGGCCAGCGACACCTACCGCGTGATCCAGGCGTACCCGTGGCCCTATGGCCAGGGCACGTTGCGGGAATCGTTTTCGTGCCCGGCAGCGGAACAGGGCCTGCGGACCCTGCTCGACGCCATGGCCTGGACCGGCGTGTGCGAGGCGGATTTCATCGTCGAACCGGACAGCGGCAGGGCTTTTCTCATCGACGTCAATCCCAGGTTCTGGGGATCCCTGGCCCACAGCCTGACGCGCGGCATGGATTTTCCCTATTATTACTACAAGCTGGCGAGAAACGAGCGGGATTTCGGGGTGCCTGAATCCGCTCCCGGTGTTGTCACGCGCTGGCTTGGCGGTGATGTCATGCGCCTTGGCGCCCAGTTCGTGAACGCGCGCCACAAGGCGGCCTTTCTCGTCAATGCGTTGCGCGGCCACAGGCGAGTGGCTGCCTATGACGACTTCGACCTTTCGGACCCGCTGCCCATGCTGGCGTGGTGCTGCGGGCAGGCGACGAAGGCGGTGCGGCGGGCCTGGGGAATGCCCACGCCGGGCGAGGGGCTGTGCGGCCAGTGGGAATGAGCGGGGGAACGACCACGTTGGATTAATCGGCAAGGGGCTGCCGGAAGGAGCCGTTATGGCACGTGCGACGCAAGACAGGAATGCCACGGTGCAGGCGCTGAAGCTGCTGTTTTTGCTGTGCATTTGTTACGGGCATATCTTTGCGGAAGGCCCCGGCGCATCCCTGATGCACACGCTGCCCATGCGCCTGTGGTGGGTGCCGGGTGATGTGGGCCTGTTCTTCTTTACCGCGACGTCCGGCTATTTCACCACGTTGCGCTACCCCTCGCCGGACAGGATGGAGGGGTACTGGACGCGCAAGGTGTCGCGCCTGTTCGGGCTGTTCCTGTTCCTGAACGCGGTGCTGGGGTGCGTCTTCCTGGTCACGGGCCGCAACGGGCTGTTCAGCATGGATACGCTGTTCAACCTTGCCGGGCTCAACGGATTTCTGAACTGGTTCCACCTCGGCAACGAAAGCCCGTTCGGAGCGGGCCAGTGGTTCATGACGCTGCTGTTGCTGTTCTACCTCGTCTATCCGTGGATCGGCAGGGTGGTGACGACTCCGGCGCGCGGACGGCTGCTGCTGTGGGGGGGCGTCGCGCTGGCCGCAGTGATGCAGGTGGCCGCGCCGTATGGCCACTCGTTATGGTCCACCTCCGTGGGGTTTCTGGCGGGCTTCTGGCTGGCGCGTTTCGGGGGGGGCAATGCCGGGCGCGTCGCCCTGTTCGCCGCGATCTCGTGCGTTGCAGGTGCGGTGGGCTACAGCCTGAGCGGGCACCAGCCGGTGGTGGCGTACGCCATCATCGGGTTGGCGGGCGTTGCGGTCACGGGGTTGGCCCTGACCGGCATCCATCCCCTGCTGCCTTCCCGGCTGGTGGCGGCGTTCGGCGATTTGCTGCTGCCCCTGTACATCATCCACACCTATTTTCGTCTGCCCCTGGCGGACAATCCGTATCTGGACGCCCTGCTGGTGCTCGGCATGAACGTGTGCATCGCGTGGGTGCTGCAAAGGGCGTATGGCGGGCTGGTGCGGCTGATGGCACTGATGGCCGGGCAGCCGAACACCGTGCGGGGGAGGGCGGCATGATGGCGGACACAGTTGCGTCACCGCGCCGGTCAGGAGGGCGGCTCGCCTCCATCGACGCCATGCGGGGCCTGGTCATGCTGCTCATGACGTTCGACCATGTGCGGGGAGACTTTACCGCCGTGGCGCAGAGGCTGTGGCATGGCGTTTCCGTCCTTCCCGCGAATCCGCTGGAACTGGAAACGACCACCCCGACGTTCTTCCTGATGCGTTGGGTGACCCACCTGTGCGCTCCGACCTTCGTTTTTCTTGCCGGGGTATCCGTGAACTTCTGGATGCTGCGCCATGGCGGAGAGCATTCCGTCGGGCGTTACCTGCTGACGCGGGGCGCCATGATCGTCGGAATCAACATGATACTCGGGCTGCACGCGCCATTTTCGTCCACCAGGGTGCTGGTGCTCGGCGTGCTGTGGGCCATAGGATGCTCCATGCTGCTGCTGGCCATCGTCGTGCGGCTGCCCCGGACGCTTTCGTTGTGCCTGGCGTTGCTGCTGGTGGTCGGACACGACGCGCTCCGGGCGTACATGCCGGAAGGAGAGGTGGTCTCGGCGCTGTGGAAGCTGGCGTTCGTGCGAGCCTACTTCGAGATTCCCGGTATCGGCGCGGTCTACGCCCTGTACACGGTGCTGCCGTGGTTCGGGCTGATGTGGCTGGGCCATCTGTGCGGCTGGGTATTCCGGCTGGAAGCGGCGCAGCGTCGCCGCCTGCTTCCGGTCCTGGGCGCGGGATGTCTTGCGCTGTTCGCGCTGTTGCGGCTTTCGGACGGGTATGGCGACCCCACGCCCTTCATGGCCCAATCCGCGGCCTGGCAGACCATGGCGTCTTTCGTGAACGTGGAAAAGTACCCGCCGTCATTGCAGTTTTCTCTTCTTACGCTGGGCGTCATGTGGCTGCTGCTGGCCTGGTTCGAACGCGGACGGCGTCTGGAGTTTCTCTGTGTGCCAGGCAGGGTTCCGCTTGCCTATTACGTGCTGCACATCATCTGCATCAGGGCGCTGGCGACGGTGCTGACGCTCATGCCCGACCCGGTCCGGAGCGCGTCGTTCAGCGCTTCGGGCGTGGTGGTGTTTTCCGCCCTGGTGTTCGCCGCCCTTTATCCCGTGTGCGCATGGATTGGCCTGTGGCGGACCGGTGGGTACCGGATGAGCGGAGGAGCACCGGCATGAACGTCGTCCTTGTCCTTGCCGCAGACACGATGCTTGCCCGCGTCATTTGCAGGGCCCTGCACCGCAGGGGATTCGAGGTGCTGGTGGCCGCCACCTCGGAGTGGCCCATCTGCGCCTATTCCAGGTACGCGCGCCGTACCTTTGTGCATGCGGACCCCACCCTGGACGAGGACGGGTTTATCGACGACCTGCGGCGCATTTGCGAGGAAAACCGGGTTTCCGTGCTGCTTCCGGTGCTGGGCGAGGCGGCGGTCATCGCGCGGCACCGCCACCGCCTGGGTTCCGATGTGCGGCTGCTGCTGGGCGACGCCGATACGCTGGCCATCTTCGCGGACAAATACCGCACCTACGGGGTGGCGCGCGAGGCGGGCGTGCTGGTGCCCGAATACCGGGCGGTGGCGGACCTTGCGGACGACCCGGCGGCGCTGGCTGCCTTTCCCTGCCCGTGCCTTGCCAAGCCGGTATGGGGATGGGGCGGGTACGGCATGCACGAGTGCGCCGACGCGCGGGCCTTGGCCGCGCTGGTCGCGGACATGCCCGAAACGACGCGCGAAGGCTATTTCGTGCAGCGCAGGATGGCGGGCGACGTCGTGTGCGTGGCCATGTTGTGCGACGCGGGCAGGGTGCACGCCAGCGACACCTTTCGCATCGTCGCTTCGTATCCGGGCAGGCACGGGCAATCCACGGTACGGGAGACGGTTCGGTGCGACGCCGCCGTCGAGTCCCTGCGCGGGCTGCTGGAGCATGTGCGGTGGTCGGGGCCGTGCCAGGCGGACTTCATCGTCGATCCGGCAACGGGCGCGCCCTATCTGATCGATATCAACGCGCGCTACTGGAATTCGCTGGTCCAGAGCACGGCGCGGGGCATAGATTTCCCCTCCTTGCATTGCATGCTGGCCCTGGGAGAGGAATGCGCGGACGCGGAACCGACCGCCGCCGGGGTGACCACCGCATGGCTCAGCCGGGCCTTGCGGGGCGATCCGGCCCTGGTGTTGCGACGGATGTTTGCCCGTGGCGGCGGGCTGGCGGGCAGGGGTATCGCCGCCTGCGACGACTGGGATGTGCATGATCCGTTGCCGTTTTTCGTGTGGCCCGTGCGAAACGTGTTGCGCAACATCATGGTGCGACTGGCCGCGCGGCGCGGCAATGCCGCCTGAAGCAAGGGGGTATGGACATGTCGGTTCTTGGTGGCATTGGCGGCGTGCTGCGGCGCTATTCCTGCCTGCGGCAGAAACGCCAGGGCAAGCCCCCGTTGTCCTTGTGGGATGTCACGGACGAGGGGGGTGTGCTGGCCGTTGGCGGCATGCCGTGCACACGCCTTGCGCGTGATTACGGCACCCCGCTTCTTGTGGTCGATGCGGCGGCCCTGCGGCGGCGGGTGCAGGACGTGCAAGCCGCGCTGGACGAGGTGCTGCCCGGCGCCATGCTGGCCTATTCGTACAAGACCAACTGCATTCCCGGCATCCTGCGCATGCTCCACGACGCCGGGGTGGGGGCCGAGGTCATTTCTCCCTACGAGTACTGGCTGTCCGAAAGTCTGGGCGTGGACGGCGGGCAGGTGGTCTACAACGGTGTGGACAAGTCGCGCGAAAGCATTGCCAGGGCCGTGGCGCGGGGAACGCTCGTCAACATAGACAGCCGGGACGAGATCGACGTGGTGCTTGCCGAAGCCCGCGAACAGCGCCGCACTGCGCGGGTGGGGCTGCGCCTTGCCCTTAACCGCAGCGCCCAGTTCGGCCTGGACCCCGAAGGGGACGACCTGGCCCACGTGGTGCGCAACTGCCTTGACGCACCGGGCCATGCAGACCTTGTGGCCCTGCATTTCAACGTTACCAGCAACGCCAGGCACAGCGGCTATCATGCCCGCTGCCTGTCGCGCGCGCTGGACGTGATGTCGTGGCTCGCCAGGGAACACGAGGTGCGGATCCGCCTGCTTGACGTGGGCGGGGGCTTCGGCGTGGAGACGAGCAAGAACATGTCCGGTGCGGAATACGGCCTGTACCGCCTGTTTGGCGTGCAGCCGGGGGCGGCGTGGATGGACCCGTTCCAGGATTTTCGCCTTTACCTGCGCGACCTGGCGGACACGTTGCGGGCCTTCTGCGCCCGAAACGACCTGCCGGTGCCCGTCGTCTGCATTGAACCGGGCAGGCTGCTTACCAGCAAGGCCGAGTTGCTGCTGACGCAGGTCAAGGCCGTAAAGGAACGACCGGGGGCGGAGCCCTTTGCCATAACCGACGCAGGCAGGCTGTCACAGGCATTTCCCTGCGACTTCGAATGGCATGAGGCGTTTCTGGCCAGCGACCTGCGCAGGCCGCCGTCGCGGCCGTATACGGTCACCGGCAGGGTATGCACGAGATCGGACTGGCTCTACAGGGGCAAGCTGCTGCCCGAACTCGCCACCGGCGACGTGCTGGCGGTGATGGATGCAGGGGCCTACTTTTCGTCCTACGCCATGAATTTTGCCTTTCCCCGGGCTGCGGTGGTTGCCGTGGAGGACGGAAGGGCGCGGGTGCTGCGGCGGCGCGAGGACTTCCGGCATCTCGTGGGAATGGACGATGTCGTGCTGGCGGACGTTACCTGGGACGGAGGCGAGCGATGAGCCTGCGCATGGTGCCATGCGGACCGGACCGTTACGGGGAATGGGATCGCTTCCGCGAGGAACATCCCGCCTGTCCCCTGTTTCATTCACGGCCGTGGCTGAACCTGCTGGCCCGGCACCAGGACGCCCGGCTGGACATGTACCTGATGGAGGACACGCAGGGGGTTGCGGGCATCTTCCCGGTCTTCAGCCGCAATTACGTGGTGCTCAGGGTGTTCTCGTCGCCCTACGTGGTCACCGATACGCCGTATCTCGGGCCCCTGGTCCGCGCGGACGTGCCCTGCGGGGACCTGTGGTCGACACTGCTCGCCCATGCCCGGAG encodes the following:
- a CDS encoding acyltransferase — its product is MLKAFVLVCAVPFYVLHRLEALVLGRERSFAGMTQLLALLPGVYGVLLRVAFLRLALHGCTSACVVEFMTTFVTPQTVIGRNVYIGAYCNIGHADIGDDSLIGTHVMVTSGKHTHFFDDPDVPIRLQGGRDECVRIGRDCWIGNGAIVMADVGDGCVVAAGSVVAAALAPYSIAAGIPARVLGRRGDRREREEA
- a CDS encoding glycosyltransferase family 4 protein translates to MKPHVMQLIFRMFPGGAERLALTTLEKASPHVRGTVCGLFGGEGPLVPEIEARGLAWRTLDVIGRSRLTGIARLAALLRREKVDILHAQDSYLLQWAAPAAWLAGVRLVYTEHATHGFETQPRARLLVRLLAPFLGGISCVTETLRNYMVDVLGVAPHRLRVIRNGVDTVRFSPAGPGKQVAELPPGWGQGGLVYGNVARFCDAKDHPGLLRAFAAVRATHPDARLLLVGDGERRDEAERLCGELGLEGAVHFTGTRRDIPELLRAMDVFVLSSRYEGMPVAVLEAMACGIPVVTTEVGGIGELVTDGETARVVPPHDVQALAAAMRWMADNPAHRQAMREKAMEMVRSRCSDEAMLRGYLALYGVGEAHT
- the xrt gene encoding exosortase, whose amino-acid sequence is MTLAAVLRQHPLHFVPVLAMFAVVYHAIVMRMVGDWSFDPNYSHGFLVPCLSAWFAWRRWPQLREAVVVPSLWGLPLLGLGLVLLLFGSVTLELFTSRASLVVLLAGTILYLYGTGVFRLLRFPLAYLLFMVPLPYTVYDALALPLKGLVSAVATGGIRLMGLPVLREGNVIIFPNITLEVVDACSGLRSLMSLAALGTAFAFLFLPAGWRRWVLVLATVPIAVAANTLRVFVTGVLSWYMGAGAASGFFHEFEGIVVFLVAMALTGGLGIALGRGHQDQRGKE
- a CDS encoding exosortase C-terminal domain/associated protein EpsI, giving the protein MQMRIRVLVVLLFLAAGAYVSHARVESAVLPQRALSDFPLALGEWRSTGQVFFDSETMAVLRPTDYLVRLYTNDAGRRIGLYVGFHGGGKGAGAIHSPRNCLPGAGWLQVDSARMDVPTPAGAVQLVRATYAKEAEGAVYYYWYEVRGEPITDDMDLKLAELRNAVLHGRRDAAFIRLDVPVNQAQGADADVAAFIAQLYPTLRLFLPQ
- the prsR gene encoding PEP-CTERM-box response regulator transcription factor; translated protein: MPGLLIIDDNEDVRKQLRWGLSKEPYQLYLAGSTEEALALQRGHSPAVVTLDLGLPPDAEGTSEGFRALDALLKQDPRVQVIVVTGHHDVENALRAIQGGAYDFCHKPADLDVLKIIIGRAFFLHGLRDNVGPPVKRQGECQGIVGQCPAMLAVFETISKVAASDAPVLVTGESGTGKELVARAIHAFSHRTSMPFVAINCGAIPDNLLEAEFFGYEKGAFTGATQRVQGKVEYADNGTLFLDEIGELPPNLQVKLLRFLQEMVIQRVGGRKDIRVDARIVAATNRDIQSEIASGRFREDLYYRIGVVPIVLPPLRTRGDDILLLARHFLERFARERNHQVKMLSPAATQAMLRHNWPGNVRELENKLRRAVIFASGQHIAPVDLGFDDAMPAEAPAPPRPEGTLKEARNALERDIVLTALEKCSGNIVQASQAIGVSRPTFYDLLRKHGIEI